TGGCCTAATGCTTCATATGGTGATGGTGTGATCATAGGAGTTTTTGATACCGGAATCTGGCCGGAGAGTGAGAGTTTTAGTGACGGCGGTATGCCATCAATCCCACAGAGATGGAAGGGAAAGTGTGAAAATGGTACAAATTTTAGCTCTTTTGCCTGCAACAAGAAGCTCATTGGTGCTCAATCTTTTAGCAAAGGGATTAAAGCTGCGGGGTTAAAAATCTCGAAGACCAATGACTTTGACTCGCCAAGAGACTTCGCAGGTCATGGAACACACACATCCTCCACGGCTGCTGGTAACAAGGTACCAGGTGCAAGTCACTTTGGATATGCCAGAGGAACAGCCAGAGGAATAGCACCAGGTGCTCACCTAGCTATGTACAAGGTCTTCTGGGCAATGGATACAGACAAGAGCGCAGCCAGTGATGTGCTTGCAGGCATGGATCAAGCAATTGCGGATGGTGTTGACATTATGTCACTGTCAATAGGATTTGGCCAAAAACCTTATTTCAAAGATGTCATTGCTATTGCTTCCCTTTCAGCAATCGAGAAAGGCATTTTTGTTGTCTGTGCTGCAGGGAATGGAGGAGTTAGATACTCAATAATCAATGGAGCTCCTTGGATCACAACTGTGGGAGCTGGCACAGTTGACCGGAGTTTTACTGCAACTGTGACTCTAGAAAATGACTCAGATTTTGAAGGGATATCTTACTATCCACAGAGCATTTACATTACCAATACGTCTCTGTACTATGGCAAAGGCAATATAAGCAAAGCACATTGCAACCGCTCGGCATTGGACTCAAAGGAAGTTGCTGGAAAGGTAGTCCTTTGTGATTACAGCCTGAAAATTGACATTGATGAACAATTGCCAGAGGTTGAACGGGCAGGTGCATTTGCTGgaattttttcatcaaacacATCAGATTTATTTCCAGATGACTTCTCCATTCCCAGTGTGGTTCTGCGTACTGATTCTGCAACAAAAGTTAAAGAGTATGCAACACGAGAGAAAAGAGCAAAGATCAAAAGTATGAGATTCCTGAGAACAAAATTGGGTACTAAAGCAGCACCTCAAGTGGCCTTGTTCTCTTCAAGAGGACCGGATCCAATCAACCCAGGTGTACTAAAGCCTGATATTCTGGCTCCAGGAGTGGATGTGCTGGCCGCAGTCACACCTAACTTGCCATTCATCAGAATTGGAAAGTACAATTTGGTGACAGATTATGAACTCTACTCAGGCACGTCAATGGCAGCACCCCATGTTGCCGGAGTCGCAGCTTTACTAAAAGCCGTGCACGGGGACTGGAACCCAGCTGCCATTCGATCAGCTATAATGACTACAGCATATTCCATCGACAACACAGGTAGTAGTGTTCTGAAAGATGAAAGAACTGGCCTTCCAGCCACACCTCTAGATTTTGGGGCGGGTCATATAGATCCAAACAAAGCCATGGACCCTGGACTCATCTATGACATGGATTTTCAAGATTATGTTGAGTTCCTGTGTGGCCTAGGATACAACAAAATTCAGATGAAAGCTGTCATTAGAAGAAATCACTGGAATTGCAGCAAACAGCATACTGACCTCAATTATCCTTCTTTTGTTGCCATATTTACCAATGAAACTGTGAGGACCTTTAGCAGGACCGTCAAAAACGTGGGAGAAGCAGATTCAGTGTACCATGCAAATTTGGAGTTTCCTATAGGGATGAAAATCACAATAGAGCCGAGCACTCTAACATTCACTCAAAAATATCAGAAGCAGAATTTTATTGTGAGTGTAGAGATTGGCACAAAAGCTCCAAGCGTGATTTATGGTTTTCTGAAATGGATTGATCAGCATAATCATACCGTGTCAAGCCCCGTAGTGGCCATTaaaacctagctaaatcacATTCAGTCTTACAATATCATGATTTGTGAAATGAATTTGCCTTGTTATTGTTGTAACTTGTAAGTATCGATAACTTGTGTACTGTCAACCAAAATCAAGGGTTATCAATAAATTGTAAGACTTCTTCTTCCACACTTCACATCATTTTTCAGATAAATTTTAGGAACCTTATATTTCTTATAGCCTTAAAAAGAACGATTTGCTTctgaaaattaacaaaagaaaacagagaTTTTCGGACTTTAGACctataaattttgattgactAGGGAATTGGCAAGAGCAACCCTACAGTTCAGAGTTCCGAAGCCCGGTACTAAGGTCCGGTGATACACTTGGAAAGCCCATTTGCTTCTGCAAGTAACCTTCCACCCAGCACCAACACGTCTCTGCtcaatttcattatctttttctaTGGGCTTgtatgaagaaatttttttctagtttcattattttttctgtgGGCTTAGATGTCGAATCTCTTCCTAGTTCAATGGAAATCTAGTGATCAGATAACGAATACGGAAGAAAAATTGtattcatccaaaaaaaaaaaaaaattgaggtaACCATTTTGGAAAACAAATTTTGTTGCATTTATTTGTGGAACTTTGAGTCAACTTCCTGCTAAGGTACTTCTTCTCAATATTCAAATTCTTTCTCTAGATGTTTTAACTAATctaattttctttatctatgAGATCTTTTtcgatttaatttggtttacttttcatttcttcttgttccaacaaatatcataaaataagtGAAGTATCTTCAGGAATCTGCAAAGCATTTCAGTAAATCCTTACAGGGTTTTGATTGTCAAGATTTATAAGCAGTAGTAAATATAGCATCCGGTTTCATAATCATAATCCAGTAGAATTTTATTGTTAACCGTTAACGTAAcagagaattttaattaaatagtcggtatttaagtttttaaaactttgtaagTGAAAATATGGGAATACACCCAACCTTAGATgcaaataagtcttttagccttcaattttttaattttggaacaAATAGTATAAAGAGAAAACATATGCTTAtgaataaagataataattttggTCTAAATTTAAGACTTTTAACCCTAATGGAGAGAAGATTTCttaatagaaatagaaatgaaaacaaaaaatatttttataattagggACATAAATACATGTGTATCCTCCCCACCCCTCGTCCCTGTGCCCATCCTCATCCTCACTATTTTATATTagtatatttacttaaaatattaaaatatttttatagttttagattatttatattttttaaatttatttacagTTTTGTTCTGTATATTAAGgtggttaatatatgatatttattacttttaaaacagcggattgattttaatttttattaattttgttatttaatatatttatattatatttaaagggtaagagaaaaaaaaattttcaacagaaacaaagataaaaagagGATGAAAAGGAAATTTTTCTTCGCAGAAAAAAGACGAAGAATATTTGTTATCCCTATAACGAGAATAAAGATTGATATCTTTTATGGAAATGGGAATAAAGATGAAGATTAGGATCTCCTTTCTAcccttatttatattaagtaaattataatcCGAAAACCAATCGGagtttttcaattattcaattatttaataagttaTACAAATgtagttataattataatttatactcataatCATGTAATCATAATTGTGCagtataaacaataaaatcaattgattttgtattatattaatcaaaataatataaaatagagagaaaaggaaaaactaTTTTCTACCCTAACCAAGCCAAAACGATGGGTTTCCatcattaaaatcaaaaaaccattaatttttgtcttcgacaaattttattaataaatttcattacattttattgtaaaaacataatagatgaaaatattttaaaatgatattataataacaaatttattttctataatttatgtcataaattcaatttttttttctcgtGGTTGACCCTATACTTTTCTATATAGAAATctaaacaatttcttttaaattttctttcaatcaaaacaatttttatcaCCAACAAACTCCACAAATTCTTGACCCAATCTTTAAGAAACTCTCTTAAAAAggctcttttttttaatctaggTAAAGAATAATTCCTTCCTATTATTGTTGTGTTTCTCTCCATTTAGGGGAGTTATTTCCTTCATCTTAATCCCAttctttgattcaaaattaaatctgattttgaacttttttttgtAAGTCTTTCAATTTATGTAGGGTGTTAAAATACATCTTTTAGTCCTTGTATGGGTGATAAGATACCCCATTAGTTACACATTGATTACTTTACAAAAAGATTGGAAAATtagaatcttttattttttgactttgaaaatttatagtCTTACCGTAATTTTCTAGTGGAAAAAAAATGGTGTACCCggtaaaatgttttaaaaaataatcagcTTTTGAAATTAAGCATGAGAAAATTAAAGGTAAGTGGCTCACTTTCTTTGTCAAAAGCACTAACACATCCACTATAAAAGTTAGTCTGTTGATGGTCCAGACAacgaaataaatttaaataaaactctaaAGTTCAACAGCGCCTGCTTTTGATCTTGCGATGGAAATTGCATACCAACTTCAACCATACAATGAATGTGCTCGACCACTGCCTATATTTTCTTGCTTTGGGAATGCACCTGGAAAGTTTAACCAGGAAACGATAAATTAGAATACTGTAGTGAGCAATTGACAGCAGAAGATTCCTGcagattttctatttttatttgtataaggGATCAGAATCCTTTAAAGTTCAATAATTTTCCTTGATCATCTTCATAGTGCCTGCCATGAGAAAACTATTGGATTTCTCCATCCTGTTGCTATTAATTAGCCCTGCAATATCAGAACCTGAAGAATACCAGACTTATATCATCCACCTGGACCATTCTCAGAAGCCAGACTCTTTCTTAACCCACCAGTCATGGCATCAGTCCATCTTGAGCTCTTTGTCGCCAGCTGATGAAGCAGAAATCCTGCTTTATTCGTACAGCCATGTCATGAATGGTTTCAGTGCCAGATTGACACCCACTTATCTATCTGAAATCGAGAAATCTCCAGCTCATGTTGCCACATTCCCAGAGTCCTTTGGCAGGTTATTCACAACCCACACTCCCAAGTTTCTTGGATTAAAACATGACTCTGGCATATGGCCTGCTGCTTCATATGGTGATGGTGTGATCATAGGAGTTTTTGATACCGGAATCTGGCCGGAGAGTGAGAGTTTTAGTGACACCGGTACGCCATCAACCCCACAGAGATGGAAGGGAAAGTGTGAGAAAGGTACAGAATTTAGCTCTTTTGCCTGCAACAAGAAGCTCATTGGTGCTCAATCTTTTAGCAAAGGGATTAAAGCTGCGGGGATAAAAATCTCGAAGACCTATGACTTTGACTCGCCAAGAGACTTCGAAGGTCATGGAACACACACATCCTCCACAGCTGCTGGTAACGAGGTACCAGGTGTAAGTCACTTTGGATATGCCAGAGGAACAGCCAGAGGAATAGCACCGGGTGCTCATGTAGCTATGTACAAGGTCCTCTGGGCAGAAGATACAGAAAAGAGCGCAGCCAGTGATGTGCTTGCAGGCATGGATCAAGCAATTGCGGATGGTGTTGACATTATGTCACTGTCAATAGGATTTGGCCAAGAACCTTATTTCAAAGATGTCATTGCTATTGCTTCCCTTTCAGCAATCGAGAAAGGCATTTTTGTTGTCTGTGCTGCAGGGAATGAGGGAGTTCGATACTCAATAAACAATGGAGCTCCTTGGATCACAACTGTGGGAGCTGGCACAGTTGACCGGAGTTTTACTGCAACTGTGACTCTAGAAAATGATTCAGATTTTGAAGGGATATCTTATTATCCACAGAGCATTTACATTAGCAATACGTCTCTGTACTATGGCCAAGGCAATATAAGCAAAGCACATTGCAACCACTCGGCATTGGACTCGAAGGAAGTTGCTGGAAAGGTAGTCCTTTGTGATTACAGCCTGAAAATTGACATTGATGATCAATTACGGGAGGTTGAGAGGGTAGGTGCATTTGCTggaattttttcatcaaatacaTCAGATTTATTTCCAGAAGAATTCTCCATTCCCAGTGTGGTTCTTCATACTGATTCTGGAGCAAAAGTTAGAGAGTATGCAACACGAGAGAAAAGGGCAAAGATAAAAAGAATGAGGTTCCTGAGAACAAAATTGGGTACTAAAGCAGCACCTCAAGTGGCCTCCTTCTCTTCAAGAGGACCAGATCCAATCAACCCAAGTGTACTAAAGCCTGATATTCTGGCTCCAGGAGTCGATGTCCTGGCCGCAGTCACACCTAACGTGCCATTCATTAGAATTGGAAAGTATGACTTGGTGACAGATTATGAACTAGACTCAGGCACGTCAATGGCAGCACCCCATGTTGCCGGAGTGGCAGCTTTACTAAAAGCCGTCCACTGGGAGTGGAGCACTGCTGCCATTCGATCAGCTATAATGACTACAGCATATTCCATCGACAGCACAGGCAGTAGTATTCTGAAAGATGCAGGAACTGGCCTTCCAGCCACACCTCTAGATTTTGGGGCGGGTCATATAGATCCAAACAAAGCCATGGACCCTGGGCTCATCTATGACATGGATTTTCAAGATTATGTAGAGTTCCTCTGTGGCCTTCGATATAACAAAATTCAGATGAAAGCTGTCATTAGACGAAATCACTGGAATTGCAGCAAACAGCACACTGACCTCAATTATCCTTCTTTTATTGCCATATTTACCAATGAAACCGTGAAGACCTTTAGTAGGACCGTCAAAAATGTGGGAGAAACAGATTCAGTGTACCATGCAAATTTGGAGTTTCCTACAGGGATGAAAATCACAGTAGAGCCGAGCACTCTGACATTCACTCAAAAATATCAGCAGCAGAATTTTATTCTGAGTGTAGAGATTGGCACAAAAGCTCCAAGCGTGATTTATGGTTTTCTGAAATGGATTGATCAGCATAATCATACTGTGTCAAGCCCCGTAGTGGCCATTaaaacctagctaaatcacATTCAGTCCCACAATATCATGATTTGTGAAATGAATTCGCTAGttgttattgttataattatCATAACTTGTGCTGTCACCAAAAATCGAGGGTTATCAATAAATTGTAAGCTTAACCTTTATGGTTAGACGCAGAGACCTCTTCATGAGTTGATTTGcagtttaatatt
This is a stretch of genomic DNA from Mangifera indica cultivar Alphonso chromosome 11, CATAS_Mindica_2.1, whole genome shotgun sequence. It encodes these proteins:
- the LOC123229032 gene encoding subtilisin-like protease SBT3 — its product is MRKLLDFSILLLLISPAISEPEEYQTYIIHLDHSQKPDSFLTHQSWHQSILSSLSPADEAEILLYSYSHVMNGFSARLTPTYLSEIEKSPAHVATFPESFGRLFTTHTPKFLGLKHDSGIWPAASYGDGVIIGVFDTGIWPESESFSDTGTPSTPQRWKGKCEKGTEFSSFACNKKLIGAQSFSKGIKAAGIKISKTYDFDSPRDFEGHGTHTSSTAAGNEVPGVSHFGYARGTARGIAPGAHVAMYKVLWAEDTEKSAASDVLAGMDQAIADGVDIMSLSIGFGQEPYFKDVIAIASLSAIEKGIFVVCAAGNEGVRYSINNGAPWITTVGAGTVDRSFTATVTLENDSDFEGISYYPQSIYISNTSLYYGQGNISKAHCNHSALDSKEVAGKVVLCDYSLKIDIDDQLREVERVGAFAGIFSSNTSDLFPEEFSIPSVVLHTDSGAKVREYATREKRAKIKRMRFLRTKLGTKAAPQVASFSSRGPDPINPSVLKPDILAPGVDVLAAVTPNVPFIRIGKYDLVTDYELDSGTSMAAPHVAGVAALLKAVHWEWSTAAIRSAIMTTAYSIDSTGSSILKDAGTGLPATPLDFGAGHIDPNKAMDPGLIYDMDFQDYVEFLCGLRYNKIQMKAVIRRNHWNCSKQHTDLNYPSFIAIFTNETVKTFSRTVKNVGETDSVYHANLEFPTGMKITVEPSTLTFTQKYQQQNFILSVEIGTKAPSVIYGFLKWIDQHNHTVSSPVVAIKT
- the LOC123229053 gene encoding subtilisin-like protease SBT3, whose protein sequence is MRKIMDFFILLLLISPAISEPEEYQTYIIHLDHSQKPDSFLTHQSWHQSILSSLSPTDEAEMLLYSYSHVMHGFSARLTPSYLSEIEKSPAHVATYPESFGRLFTTHTPKFLGLKHDSGIWPNASYGDGVIIGVFDTGIWPESESFSDGGMPSIPQRWKGKCENGTNFSSFACNKKLIGAQSFSKGIKAAGLKISKTNDFDSPRDFAGHGTHTSSTAAGNKVPGASHFGYARGTARGIAPGAHLAMYKVFWAMDTDKSAASDVLAGMDQAIADGVDIMSLSIGFGQKPYFKDVIAIASLSAIEKGIFVVCAAGNGGVRYSIINGAPWITTVGAGTVDRSFTATVTLENDSDFEGISYYPQSIYITNTSLYYGKGNISKAHCNRSALDSKEVAGKVVLCDYSLKIDIDEQLPEVERAGAFAGIFSSNTSDLFPDDFSIPSVVLRTDSATKVKEYATREKRAKIKSMRFLRTKLGTKAAPQVALFSSRGPDPINPGVLKPDILAPGVDVLAAVTPNLPFIRIGKYNLVTDYELYSGTSMAAPHVAGVAALLKAVHGDWNPAAIRSAIMTTAYSIDNTGSSVLKDERTGLPATPLDFGAGHIDPNKAMDPGLIYDMDFQDYVEFLCGLGYNKIQMKAVIRRNHWNCSKQHTDLNYPSFVAIFTNETVRTFSRTVKNVGEADSVYHANLEFPIGMKITIEPSTLTFTQKYQKQNFIVSVEIGTKAPSVIYGFLKWIDQHNHTVSSPVVAIKT